The Impatiens glandulifera chromosome 3, dImpGla2.1, whole genome shotgun sequence genome contains a region encoding:
- the LOC124931131 gene encoding delta(12) fatty acid desaturase FAD2-like, with the protein MGAGGRMSTVPPSLDRAPSSKPPFTLAEIKRSIPPHCFQRSLITSFSYVVYDLLVASFLYYAATSYIHLLPALSAGFAWLIYAYVQGCVLTGFWVIAHECGHHAFSDYKWLDDTVGFILHSALLVPYFSWKYSHRRHHSNTNSIERDEVFVPKRKEGLGSLAKYMTNNPIGRTIIIAFKLTLGWPLYLMRNFYGSHFERLAYHFDPYTPTSDSKREQFHIFLSDMGILSVGFLLYRLALARGIPWVMCVYGGPLLVVNGYLVLITWLQHTHPSVPHYELEEWDWLRGALSTVDRDYGILNKVFHNITDTHVAHHLFSTMPHYHAMEATKAIKPMLGEYYRFDGTSVMSSIWREAKECLYVEADENEGANKGVLWFKNKI; encoded by the coding sequence ATGGGTGCAGGTGGGCGAATGTCGACTGTTCCTCCTTCCCTCGATCGAGCCCCATCCTCCAAACCGCCATTTACGCTAGCCGAGATTAAGAGATCAATCCCACCCCACTGCTTTCAAAGATCGCTCATTACCTCGTTCTCCTACGTTGTATACGATCTCCTCGTTGCCTCCTTCCTCTACTACGCCGCCACATCCTACATCCATCTCCTCCCTGCCCTTTCAGCTGGCTTCGCCTGGCTTATTTACGCCTACGTCCAGGGTTGCGTCCTGACCGGCTTTTGGGTCATCGCTCACGAATGCGGCCATCACGCCTTCAGCGATTACAAATGGCTCGACGATACAGTCGGCTTCATCCTCCACTCGGCCCTCCTCGTCCCCTACTTCTCGTGGAAATACAGCCACCGCAGGCACCATTCCAACACCAACTCTATCGAACGCGACGAGGTTTTCGTCCCCAAACGTAAGGAAGGCCTGGGATCCCTAGCTAAATACATGACCAACAATCCGATTGGTCGGACCATAATCATCGCGTTCAAGCTCACCTTGGGCTGGCCTTTGTATTTAATGCGCAACTTCTACGGCAGCCATTTCGAACGTCTCGCCTACCACTTCGATCCCTACACCCCGACGTCTGACTCCAAGCGGGAGCAGTTTCACATATTTCTATCGGACATGGGCATTCTTTCAGTCGGATTCCTTCTATACCGTCTTGCCTTGGCCAGGGGAATCCCTTGGGTTATGTGCGTTTACGGCGGGCCTCTTCTCGTGGTGAATGGATATCTGGTGCTGATAACGTGGTTACAACACACTCACCCCTCGGTGCCTCATTACGAGTTGGAGGAATGGGATTGGCTGAGGGGGGCTTTATCGACTGTGGATAGAGATTACGGAATTCTCAACAAGGTGTTTCATAATATAACGGATACTCACGTTGCTCATCATTTGTTCTCGACCATGCCGCACTATCATGCGATGGAAGCGACTAAGGCGATAAAGCCTATGTTGGGAGAATACTATCGGTTTGATGGGACTTCGGTTATGAGTTCGATATGGAGAGAAGCCAAGGAATGTCTTTATGTGGAGGCAGATGAAAATGAGGGCGCAAACAAAGGCGTCTTGTGGTTCAAGAACAAGATTTAG